The following proteins are encoded in a genomic region of Dioscorea cayenensis subsp. rotundata cultivar TDr96_F1 chromosome 8, TDr96_F1_v2_PseudoChromosome.rev07_lg8_w22 25.fasta, whole genome shotgun sequence:
- the LOC120266744 gene encoding cysteine-rich repeat secretory protein 38-like: MGEYHPYPNEKCSVRACDFRPISLINYTLKIISKLLSNHLSNVINYLWIGSSLLMSLKREGLEDDGHCGFLAFSKTNILVNGLSAGYVHLLSAHHLQFLHIMHHHNPRLFLSLALLLLLLPCVISIDPLFSICSSSDDYSVSQTFKHNLNKLMYTLANRAPAIGFGLESVGQGHNQVNGLVLCRGDLKNAASSTCIRAAEAHVRKLCPFKKEATIWFDACLFRYSNNKFFGELDNSNEFCMTNTLNVSVNSVAFNMKVTELMHRLALAAHLSPLLYATGEMEIGESEKLHGLVQCTRDLSGGDCKKCLENAIGELPSCSYGKQDGRLMGVSCNIRYELYPFFDA, from the exons ATGGGTGAATATCATCCTTATCCCAATGAAAAATGCAGTGTCAGAGCTTGCGACTTCCGTCCAATTAGCCTTATCAACTACACTCTCAAAATCATCTCCAAACTCCTTTCTAACCACCTAAGTAATGTGATTAACTACTTG TGGATTGGGAGTTCTTTATTGATGTCCTTAAAGCGAGAGGGTTTGGAGGACGATGGACATTGTGGGTTCTTAGCATTCTCCAAAACTAACATCCTCGTTAATGGACTCTCAGCTGGTTAT GTTCATCTCCTTTCAGCTCATCACCTCCAATTTCTACACATCATGCATCATCATAATCCCAGACTCTTCCTCTCAttagctcttcttcttcttcttctaccttGTGTCATCAGCATTGATCCTCTCTTTAGTATATGCTCAAGCTCTGATGACTATTCTGTTTCCCAGACCTTCAAACACAACTTAAACAAGTTGATGTATACTCTTGCTAACCGAGCTCCGGCAATTGGTTTCGGTCTTGAATCAGTTGGCCAGGGCCATAATCAAGTTAATGGTCTTGTTCTTTGCCGTGGTGATCTCAAGAATGCAGCCAGCTCGACATGCATCCGTGCTGCAGAAGCCCATGTCCGCAAACTGTGCCCTTTCAAAAAGGAAGCCACCATATGGTTTGATGCCTGCCTCTTTCGCTACTCGAATAATAAATTCTTTGGTGAATTAGACAATAGCAACGAGTTCTGCATGACCAACACTCTCAATGTATCCGTTAACTCTGTGGCATTTAATATGAAAGTTACTGAGTTGATGCATAGATTAGCACTGGCAGCTCATCTTTCACCATTACTGTATGCCACCGGAGAGATGGAGATTGGAGAATCAGAGAAGCTTCATGGTTTGGTTCAGTGTACAAGAGACCTCTCTGGAGGAGATTGCAAGAAGTGCCTTGAGAATGCTATTGGTGAGCTTCCTAGTTGTTCTTATGGGAAGCAGGACGGAAGACTTATGGGTGTGAGTTGTAACATTAGATATGAATTGTACCCTTTCTTTGATGCTTAG